The Tripterygium wilfordii isolate XIE 37 chromosome 4, ASM1340144v1, whole genome shotgun sequence genome has a window encoding:
- the LOC119995891 gene encoding G-type lectin S-receptor-like serine/threonine-protein kinase At1g67520 isoform X1 has product MSSQRDITVWVSVFFSCFFIQPSIHAKDSLGPGETLYYNQTLVSAGDVFELGFFSFTGWENQYLGVWFKDDKDKKPVWVANRDNHILDSSDYLSIRRDGNLVIVDESTANWIINSGSLSTTNNTIAKILDTGNLVLLDGDDDGKIIWQSFDYPTDTYLPGMKIGYSNSDSNNKKSWFLLSWSSPSVPSSGTYAFGVDRFNKSLFNVGRRGTGVYQPVGLGDGSSFRFFFQNSSEGFNFSLVSNPQEDYLTFNNMGDNFSAWFALDSNGYIIEYRKLQEGITREIHSPCDTSNSLGINSQGCLIPRPSMCDAGDGFFEHRGVKQISSIATVSATVGYGDCELICKNNCSCMAYSSVDDGGSCEFYYGDMNDLVSKMNAGNSSIYVRENGSQTSDNGRKRKLLVAIIVPVAVVCSTVFCLIFWLYYFRRRKHKFLGMYGSQRSKKCNLQCFPWKSQDHEGATLDANNLNEFGANDCDDLPEFSFSRIKAATNQFSYQNKLGQGGFGSVYKGMLLGNEIAVKRLSKYSGQGLEEFKSEVQLISKLQHRNLVNLIGYCVRRKEKILIYEYMPNKSLDSFIFDPSKQHLLDWIQRLQIVEGIAQGLLYLHKYSRLKIIHRDLKTSNILLDAFMSPKISDFGMARICLDNQSGRKTSRIVGTYGYMSPEYALHGLFSTKSDVFSFGVILLEIVSGRRNTAFNDPDSNLNLLGYAWEVWKDGRFMELLHPRLAESTSKSEVSLCIQIGLLCSQENADDRPTMSDVVSFLSNREEILPMPKQPGFYALLNMGGADSSRIRQEQSVNTVSFSGIDGR; this is encoded by the exons ATGAGTTCACAAAGAGACATAACAGTCTGGGTTTCAGTTTTCTTTTCCTGTTTCTTTATCCAACCATCAATTCATGCAAAAGACAGCCTCGGGCCAGGAGAAACCTTGTACTACAACCAAACGTTGGTCTCAGCGGGTGATGTTTTTGAGTTGGGTTTCTTCAGCTTCACTGGTTGGGAGAATCAGTACTTGGGAGTATGGTTCAAAGACGACAAAGACAAGAAACCAGTCTGGGTTGCCAACAGAGACAATCACATCTTGGATTCATCAGATTATCTCTCTATAAGGCGAGACGGGAACTTGGTGATAGTGGACGAATCCACTGCAAATTGGATCATAAACTCTGGATCACTTTCAACAACCAACAACACCATAGCAAAAATTCTAGATACAGGAAATCTGGTCCTACTTGATGGAGATGATGATGGCAAGATTATATGGCAAAGCTTTGACTACCCAACAGACACTTACCTCCCTGGGATGAAAATTGGCTATTCAAACTCAGACTCAAATAATAAGAAATCCTGGTTTCTTCTGTCATGGTCAAGTCCATCGGTACCAAGCAGTGGAACCTATGCTTTTGGCGTGGACAGGTTTAATAAGTCACTTTTCAATGTCGGGAGAAGAGGTACTGGTGTTTATCAACCGGTTGGTCTAGGGGATGGCAGTAGTTTCAGATTCTTCTTTCAGAATTCATCAGAGGggttcaatttcagcttggtATCTAATCCCCAAGAGGATTATCTTACCTTCAACAATATGGGAGATAACTTTTCGGCATGGTTTGCTCTGGACTCAAATGGGTATATAATCGAGTACAGGAAGTTGCAGGAGGGAATAACAAGGGAGATTCATTCACCGTGTGATACGAGTAACTCCTTGGGAATCAATAGCCAGGGATGTTTGATACCAAGGCCAAGTATGTGTGATGCTGGAGATGGGTTCTTTGAGCACAGGGGGGTAAAGCAAATTTCGTCAATTGCTACAGTTTCTGCAACTGTTGGTTATGGAGATTGTGAGCTGATATGCAAGAATAATTGTTCATGCATGGCATATTCTTCAGTTGATGATGGAGGTTCTTGTGAATTCTACTATGGAGATATGAATGATCTTGTCAGCAAAATGAACGCTGGAAATAGCTCTATTTATGTTCGTGAAAATGGTTCTCAGACGTCAG ACAACGGAAGGAAGAGGAAGCTCTTGGTGGCAATTATAGTCCCAGTGGCAGTGGTTTGCTCCACAGTGTTCTGTTTGATCTTCTGGTTGTATTATTTCCGAAGAAGAAAGCACAAGTTTTTAG GCATGTATGGAAGTCAAAGAAGCAAGAAATGCAATTTGCAATGTTTTCCTTGGAAATCACAGGACCATGAAGGTGCAACTCTTGATGCTAACAACCTAAATGAATTTGGCGCGAATGATTGCGATGACTTACCAGAGTTCAGCTTCTCAAGAATTAAAGCTGCCACTAATCAGTTCTCTTACCAAAATAAGCTTGGACAGGGTGGTTTTGGATCAGTATATAAG GGCATGTTATTAGGAAATGAAATTGCAGTCAAAAGACTTTCTAAATACTCGGGACAAGGGCTGGAGGAGTTCAAGAGTGAGGTGCAATTAATTTCGAAGCTTCAGCACAGGAATCTTGTTAACCTAATAGGATATTGTGttcgaagaaaagaaaagattttAATCTATGAGTACATGCCAAACAAAAGCTTGGATTCCTTCATTTTTG ATCCATCAAAGCAACACCTGCTAGATTGGATACAGCGACTGCAAATTGTGGAAGGGATTGCTCAAGGTCTTCTTTATCTTCATAAATACTCTCGATTAAAAATTATTCATCGGGACCTGAAAACCAGCAACATACTATTGGATGCTTTTATGAGCCCGAAAATATCGGATTTTGGAATGGCTAGAATCTGCCTTGACAATCAGTCAGGAAGGAAAACGTCAAGGATAGTCGGAACATA TGGTTATATGTCTCCAGAGTACGCACTCCATGGCCTTTTCTCTACAAAATCTGATGTATTCAGCTTTGGAGTAATTTTACTGGAGATAGTGAGTGGAAGAAGAAACACAGCCTTTAATGACCCTGATAGCAATCTGAACTTACTAGGCTAT GCCTGGGAGGTTTGGAAGGATGGGAGATTCATGGAATTGTTGCATCCAAGGTTGGCTGAGTCGACCTCAAAAAGTGAAGTTTCATTGTGCATTCAAATAGGACTACTGTGTAGCCAAGAAAATGCAGATGACAGGCCAACCATGTCTGATGTGGTTTCATTCCTTAGCAACAGAGAAGAAATCTTACCAATGCCGAAACAACCTGGATTTTATGCTCTTCTGAATATGGGAGGCGCTGATTCAAGCAGAATAAGACAAGAGCAATCTGTCAATACAGTTTCGTTTTCAGGAATTGACGGTCGCTAG
- the LOC119995891 gene encoding G-type lectin S-receptor-like serine/threonine-protein kinase At1g67520 isoform X2 — MSSQRDITVWVSVFFSCFFIQPSIHAKDSLGPGETLYYNQTLVSAGDVFELGFFSFTGWENQYLGVWFKDDKDKKPVWVANRDNHILDSSDYLSIRRDGNLVIVDESTANWIINSGSLSTTNNTIAKILDTGNLVLLDGDDDGKIIWQSFDYPTDTYLPGMKIGYSNSDSNNKKSWFLLSWSSPSVPSSGTYAFGVDRFNKSLFNVGRRGTGVYQPVGLGDGSSFRFFFQNSSEGFNFSLVSNPQEDYLTFNNMGDNFSAWFALDSNGYIIEYRKLQEGITREIHSPCDTSNSLGINSQGCLIPRPSMCDAGDGFFEHRGVKQISSIATVSATVGYGDCELICKNNCSCMAYSSVDDGGSCEFYYGDMNDLVSKMNAGNSSIYVRENGSQTSDNGRKRKLLVAIIVPVAVVCSTVFCLIFWLYYFRRRKHKFLGMYGSQRSKKCNLQCFPWKSQDHEGATLDANNLNEFGANDCDDLPEFSFSRIKAATNQFSYQNKLGQGGFGSVYKGMLLGNEIAVKRLSKYSGQGLEEFKSEVQLISKLQHRNLVNLIGYCVRRKEKILIYEYMPNKSLDSFIFDPSKQHLLDWIQRLQIVEGIAQGLLYLHKYSRLKIIHRDLKTSNILLDAFMSPKISDFGMARICLDNQSGRKTSRIVGT, encoded by the exons ATGAGTTCACAAAGAGACATAACAGTCTGGGTTTCAGTTTTCTTTTCCTGTTTCTTTATCCAACCATCAATTCATGCAAAAGACAGCCTCGGGCCAGGAGAAACCTTGTACTACAACCAAACGTTGGTCTCAGCGGGTGATGTTTTTGAGTTGGGTTTCTTCAGCTTCACTGGTTGGGAGAATCAGTACTTGGGAGTATGGTTCAAAGACGACAAAGACAAGAAACCAGTCTGGGTTGCCAACAGAGACAATCACATCTTGGATTCATCAGATTATCTCTCTATAAGGCGAGACGGGAACTTGGTGATAGTGGACGAATCCACTGCAAATTGGATCATAAACTCTGGATCACTTTCAACAACCAACAACACCATAGCAAAAATTCTAGATACAGGAAATCTGGTCCTACTTGATGGAGATGATGATGGCAAGATTATATGGCAAAGCTTTGACTACCCAACAGACACTTACCTCCCTGGGATGAAAATTGGCTATTCAAACTCAGACTCAAATAATAAGAAATCCTGGTTTCTTCTGTCATGGTCAAGTCCATCGGTACCAAGCAGTGGAACCTATGCTTTTGGCGTGGACAGGTTTAATAAGTCACTTTTCAATGTCGGGAGAAGAGGTACTGGTGTTTATCAACCGGTTGGTCTAGGGGATGGCAGTAGTTTCAGATTCTTCTTTCAGAATTCATCAGAGGggttcaatttcagcttggtATCTAATCCCCAAGAGGATTATCTTACCTTCAACAATATGGGAGATAACTTTTCGGCATGGTTTGCTCTGGACTCAAATGGGTATATAATCGAGTACAGGAAGTTGCAGGAGGGAATAACAAGGGAGATTCATTCACCGTGTGATACGAGTAACTCCTTGGGAATCAATAGCCAGGGATGTTTGATACCAAGGCCAAGTATGTGTGATGCTGGAGATGGGTTCTTTGAGCACAGGGGGGTAAAGCAAATTTCGTCAATTGCTACAGTTTCTGCAACTGTTGGTTATGGAGATTGTGAGCTGATATGCAAGAATAATTGTTCATGCATGGCATATTCTTCAGTTGATGATGGAGGTTCTTGTGAATTCTACTATGGAGATATGAATGATCTTGTCAGCAAAATGAACGCTGGAAATAGCTCTATTTATGTTCGTGAAAATGGTTCTCAGACGTCAG ACAACGGAAGGAAGAGGAAGCTCTTGGTGGCAATTATAGTCCCAGTGGCAGTGGTTTGCTCCACAGTGTTCTGTTTGATCTTCTGGTTGTATTATTTCCGAAGAAGAAAGCACAAGTTTTTAG GCATGTATGGAAGTCAAAGAAGCAAGAAATGCAATTTGCAATGTTTTCCTTGGAAATCACAGGACCATGAAGGTGCAACTCTTGATGCTAACAACCTAAATGAATTTGGCGCGAATGATTGCGATGACTTACCAGAGTTCAGCTTCTCAAGAATTAAAGCTGCCACTAATCAGTTCTCTTACCAAAATAAGCTTGGACAGGGTGGTTTTGGATCAGTATATAAG GGCATGTTATTAGGAAATGAAATTGCAGTCAAAAGACTTTCTAAATACTCGGGACAAGGGCTGGAGGAGTTCAAGAGTGAGGTGCAATTAATTTCGAAGCTTCAGCACAGGAATCTTGTTAACCTAATAGGATATTGTGttcgaagaaaagaaaagattttAATCTATGAGTACATGCCAAACAAAAGCTTGGATTCCTTCATTTTTG ATCCATCAAAGCAACACCTGCTAGATTGGATACAGCGACTGCAAATTGTGGAAGGGATTGCTCAAGGTCTTCTTTATCTTCATAAATACTCTCGATTAAAAATTATTCATCGGGACCTGAAAACCAGCAACATACTATTGGATGCTTTTATGAGCCCGAAAATATCGGATTTTGGAATGGCTAGAATCTGCCTTGACAATCAGTCAGGAAGGAAAACGTCAAGGATAGTCGGAACATA A